The Salvelinus alpinus chromosome 3, SLU_Salpinus.1, whole genome shotgun sequence genome segment tacatttgtgtgtttgtgtgcccaCCCTGTGCGAAGGTCCTGGCATGACGGTGGTCTTCCTCCAGCCTGTTGATCATGTCCCCCAATGCCAGCTTGCCAGCGGCTGCCAGAATTCCCACCTGGCGCAGCCCTCCGCCCAGGGCTTTACGACAACGCACCGCCCTGGAAATGAAGTCCTGAGGGCCAGCCAGCATGGTGCCCACTGGAGCACCCAGACCCTGCAACACACAGGATCATACGCAGGAGCATACGCAGGATCACACAGCAGGTAACACATAGCAGGTAACACACAGCAGGTAACACACAGTGTCTATCTCACAAATACATAATTCcagctgatggtgtgtgtgtgtgtatgtatatgtgttcTGACCTTGGACAGGCAGACgctgacggtgtgtgtgttttgtaggaTTGTAGATGGGGCGACTTTCTGGGCAATGGCTGCATTCATCATTCTTGCTCCGTCCATGTGTACAGCCAGACAATATCTGTCTGCTAACGCCTTTACCTGAGGGAGAGACACACAACAAAGCAGAGTTACAACACCATACCTTTCTGCAAGACTCTCGAGCACTCACCTGAgggatacacaacacacacacacacacacacacacacacacacacacacacacacacacacacacacacacacacacacacacacacacacacacacacacacagaccttctGCAGGAAGGGTAGGGGCAGCACGCGGCCTccctgtatgttgtgtgtgttctcCACACACACCAGGCGTGAGCGGGGGTAGTGGGCGTCGGGGTAACCATGGCGAATCTTGGACTCCAGCTGATCCAGGTCAAAGGTCCCGTCAGGTAGATTGGTCACCGTGGTGGAGTGGACACCAGCCAGCTGACACACACATTACAATCACGTGTTTTAGTGTGCACTTTAAGTTTGTGTGTCCAGTGGCTGTGTGAGTAATCTGTGTGTGTTCACTGTACCTGAGCACTCCCTCCCTGCTCGTAGATGTGGAGGTGTGACAGATCTCCAACAATCAtctcgtctcctctctccctgcagtGCACCATTACTGGACAACACATAAACACACCCAAAAAATATTACACAATTACTACTATGTTGATCCACCTTCTGCACAGCCATGTAGAAAGATCAGCTGTAAACCCATTGCAGATCCAGTCTCCTCTCACCAACacaactgaacacacacacacacacacacacacacacacacacacacacacacacacacacacacacacacacacacacacacacacacacacacacttctctcacCTGCTATGAGGTTTGCCATGGTTCCAGATGGGACATAGAGAGCTGCCTCCATCCCAAACACCTCTGCAGCCATCTTCTGGAGCTCTGTACATGCCCACCCAAATTTGCCAAATTAAATCAGGTTCATAAAAATGGAAAGGATGCATCATAAAATGATACAAACAGGTCCAAGTCAGTGCAACCAGATCACAGTACCACACGAATGAATTATGCAGTGTGTGCACCCCATGCACTTCACTACAAAATGCTTATTACACTGTTTTACATATTTTTATTGATCGGCCAGAACTTTGATCGGTGAAAGATCAGTATAAAATAatcaggtcataatgatgagcaCCTTCTTACAAATCAGTTAAGCAACTCCATATGCTTGCCAAAACTCATACATCATCTAATTTCTCTGACCATTTACTGTTGGATCCTCCCCGAATACATCGTCCCCAACCTCGGCCTCTGCCATGGCCTGACGCATGGCCGCTCCAGGCTTGGTCACGGTGTCGCTACGGAGGTCCACTGTCCGGGCAGAGGATGCCCCGGACAGGGAAGGGTCCACTGGTTGAGCGGTCTCGTAGTAGAGTCGAGAGGGTCCTCGTCCAAGCCCCACGGGGCACACATGGCGATGTTTTGGTGAGATGACACCCCGGTTTACACACTGCAACAATGCACGGGCCGGAATCGTTAACGTttttaaaaacatgtttgctGTCGTTTTGAGCACCGCAGAAAACCAGTTCACTCATCCATTTTTAGCTGTGAACTTTGGATCGTTGTATTCGACAATCATTGATTAGAACTGCCTTTCGCTGTCAGGCCAGAGTAATGGAAAAAGATCAGAAATGTACCAGAAGGTAGCGCCACAGAACATGTATTTTATTCCACCAGCCCACAACACAGAAAGAGTTCATTGCCATGATCTAACCCTGAGTTTAATGTCTATGAATTCAACTTCTCTTCATGCAAAAACAATGCCACAAAGCAAATACATGTATGCCATACATTAATCTATATTATTCCCCAAGCAGTTAACATCTCATCCAGTCGTGTGGTACTTCAAGTTGTTGCTTACTATAAGGAATTACGGATGTGCATTTCTAGCTGAGAGGAGGGTTTTCCGGTCAAAGTTTCCTTTGTGAGTCGAAGTGGTGCACCACTAAAGCCAAAGCCGTTTAACCTCGTTAACAACATTAATAACTAAAATGATAAGTAGCTAACGAGAACACGTATTAATTTAAATAATAAAGTCACGACACAGAGAAAGATACCTTGCAATTTGGTTGAAAGCTACAGGCTCCACCGCGTGA includes the following:
- the tha1 gene encoding threonine aldolase 1; its protein translation is MFLKTLTIPARALLQCVNRGVISPKHRHVCPVGLGRGPSRLYYETAQPVDPSLSGASSARTVDLRSDTVTKPGAAMRQAMAEAEVGDDVFGEDPTVNELQKMAAEVFGMEAALYVPSGTMANLIAVMVHCRERGDEMIVGDLSHLHIYEQGGSAQLAGVHSTTVTNLPDGTFDLDQLESKIRHGYPDAHYPRSRLVCVENTHNIQGGRVLPLPFLQKVKALADRYCLAVHMDGARMMNAAIAQKVAPSTILQNTHTVSVCLSKGLGAPVGTMLAGPQDFISRAVRCRKALGGGLRQVGILAAAGKLALGDMINRLEEDHRHARTFAQALLECDPPLYEVDMAAVETNILRFRLRDASLTPTEFCALMARVGEGEQAAMGQGVRVLMFPHIGGSVRAVWHLGISLEDTQLAIQKLQFVARQHSQQRLRAQ